The Cellvibrio polysaccharolyticus genomic interval GCTTACTGCAACTCACCAACTTTCATAGCCAGATCAACATCGCCAGACTTCGACAACTCTTTCAACTTGCTCATGCCACAACAGACAACAGGAACAATAAACCCGGACTCAATCTTGAAATCATCATTCAGCCTATCCGCCCTATAAACCAAACTGTCTAACAGCAAATAACGCTCAACAGAACCTGATTGAGAAACTTGGTTCAACAAAACCCTCATATCCGGCCTGTTAAATGCAGGCATAGCGGAATTACTTACACATGCCTGCCCATCCAAACGGCCCTTTTGCGGATATATCAACTGATGTATTTGATCCTGATCAATCCGGAACTTAATAGCCCATTTCTCAGAGTTATCCTCGCTGCTATCTTTTTCAATTGACAGAACCTTGCAGGCAACATGCAAACCGTACCCAAGAACGACAAACCACTCAAATTGACCAAGATCCGCGCTTAAATTATCGCGTTCAGCAACAAGCCCTAGGCGACCAAGAGCGAGCGTTACCTCATTCTCATTAATGTCAAATGAACCATGATTTACACATAAAACAAGATGGCGCGTAGCGCAAGGCTCATTATTACAATCATTACCGACTTCCAAACAATCTGGACTCATACTCCAATCCCTTTAAACGCAACCATTCTGCCTGCCAAAGCAGCCCCGCTCGAAGCCAATATATATATTCTCAAAACGCAATGATCAAGACATAAATTATTACAACCCCAACCCACCCACCACCAAAGCAAAAATTTTTAGCGGCTAAAACATTTGCCCCGCCCTTCGCTGGCTGCGCGACCCGCGACCATCTCCCAAAACAAGCCAAATCACCTCATCAAATCTCCACAAATATTCGATATATCGAAACCTCAAACCAAGCAAATACTACCTAGGCATTTGACACAAATACTACCATGACATTAATACCCTTCTAACGCGAATTCCGGAAGGATATAAACATGCAACCACAACTCACCCGCGGCATGGCCGCATTGCTGAACACCGTGTTTGTTGCCGATCTGACAGATGCTCGCCGCAGGGGCGAACACCTACTGGGAAACGTGGGGCCATACGGGTGGCTTTGTGGTGGTGTTCAAAAACGAGGCTCAGGGCTGGGTTAACGAGTTACGCAACCCCGAGCACCTGGTTGTGTTGCCGTAGCAGAAGACGGCACCTGCCACATTGCTGCTGGTGGTAACGCCTACGACGGCGCCACCCATTGGCAAGCCGGAGGTGCCGCATGATTTACCTGCACCCCACCGGCTCCCAAAAACCTTCCACCGTGGCCGCCATTCAACTGGCCACCGGTTATCGCGCCACCCTGGTTAACGGCAAAGCCGTGCTGGTGCGCGCATGAACATCAAACGCACTAACAACGGTTACCAGTTGCATGGCATCGAGGCCACCGGCCTGGCACCCCGCGAAAGCCAGGCATTACTGCTGCCCGCCAATGGTTTGGCGTTTTCAGAAATCGCGCAGCACATGAGCCCCAGCTCGGCTTCCATATCCATGGCTCAGCTCGAGCCGCTTTGGTGGGCAGCACCTTGGTTTTGCGCTTGCCTATAACGCAAACTGATGCTCGCATACCATCGCTGACCAACTTTGAAAAAGACGCCACAACCAACTCCCCGTGCGTAACCGCATGCAGGAATATGCTGTTTGTTGCGGTTAGTCCGAGAGGAGATTAACAACGAAAAGACGGAATTGTCCCGTAGTATCAAATACTTACAGGATAAAATAGGACTTCGAGGGATTGTACGAAAAGCTGGATGGTACCCGAGGCCGGACTTGAACCGGCACGATCTTACGATCGACAGATTTTAAATCTGTTGTGTCTACCGATTTCACCACTCGGGCAGAGTGCTTTTATCCGGGCAGAGGACAAAAGAGGAAAAGTGGAGGCGCGATCCGGAGTCGAACCGGACTAGCTGGATTTGCAATCCAGAGCATAACCGCTTTGCTATCGCGCCGTTCAAGAGGCCGAAATTCTAGCCGAATAAAAATAAAAAACCTAGCGTTTTCTATAACTTATAAAATATTTTTTTACTATTTTACTGCCTGCTGAGCAGGGAAAGCACGATTTGAGTGCTATTTGCTCACACTGTTAACCGAGAGGAACGGCCAGGCAGCGCGCAAGTAAATAATCATAGACCACAAGGTCAGGATCGCAGCACCGGCAAGAGCGATGTATCCCGGGATTAACAGGTAAGGATGATCAATCAGCAACACGATAATCGCGGTCATCTGCAGGGTCGTTTTGATCTTGCCGATGTAGGAAACCGCCACACTGGCCCGCTGCCCCAGCTCGGCCATCCACTCTCTCAGCGCCGAAATTACAATTTCACGCCCCACAATCACCGCAGCAGCAGCAGCGAACCATGCGGAGTGGTGATGCAGGCCCACCAATAGTAGCAACGCAATGGCCACCATCAATTTGTCGGCAACCGGGTCAAGAAAGGCACCAAAGGGCGTGCTTTGGTTGTATTTGCGTGCAACGTATCCATCGGCCCAATCGGTGATGGCGGCCACACTGAAGATCATGGCAGAGGCGAAGTGAGCCCACTGGAATGGCAAATAAAATACAACAACGAAAAGAGGAATAAGAATAATGCGTAATAAGGTGAGCTGATTTGCCAAAGTCATGAAAAACCGGTCCCGATCTGCAGAACAGAATAGTTTCTGTTCTCCTGGAATATAATCAATGCGAAATGATACTACAGCTGCTAATCGTTATGGAAAAAAGCATAGATATCTTCTGCCAAACGCACGCTGATACCATTTACTTTAGCCAGGTCATTCACACTTGCACGGGCAATTTCTTTTAAACCGCCGAAATGTCTTAGCAGCTCGCGACGGCGGGTAGCACCGATACCCGGCAATTCTTCGAGGGTTGAGGTGCGGCGCTTCTTGTCACGCCGCTGTTTATGCCCGGTAATGGCAAACCGGTGCGATTCATCGCGGATATGCTGGATGAGGTGCAGTGCTGGCGAATCACCGGACAAGACAATTTCACGACCGCTGTCTGCGTCAAACAGGGTTTCAAAGCCGGCCTTGCGGGTGGTGCCTTTGGCCACACCGATCATTTTTACACCGGTCACACCCAATTCGTTGAGCACTTCTATCGCTTTTCCGAGCTGACCTTTACCGCCGTCGATAAGAAGGATATCCGGCAGCTTGCCCTCACCTTTTTGCAGGCGTGTGTAGCGGCGCTCCAACGCTTGCGCCATGGCCGCATAATCATCACCACCGGTAATGCCTTCAATATTGAAGCGCCGGTAGTCCGACTTTAACGGGCCATTCAGATCAAAAACCACACAGGATGCTACGGTTAGTTCGCCACCGCTGTGGCTGATGTCAAAACATTCCAAACGCTGCGGCAGCTCTTCAAGCCCGAGCACTTCCTGCAGGGCAAAAAATCTCGCCTGTGAACTTTTTTTGCTGTTGATGTGCGCGGTGAGGTTTTGCTTTGCCGCGGTATCGGCCATTTGCAGCCACTGGGCGCGATGGCCGCGCACTTTTGAGGACACATAAATTTGGCGACCTATGTGGTTTTGCAGCGCGCTCATTAACAGCTCGGCGTCATCAATCTCGTGGCTGACAATGACCTCGCGCGGAATGTCCTTGCCTTCACTGGCGAGATAAAACTGCGGCAAAAATTGCCCCAGCAGTTCAGACTCCGATTCCGCCAATGACGACTGCGGAAAAAAGCTGCGGCTGCCTAAAATTCGCCCTTGACGAATAAATAGAATGTGTACGCAAATTGCAGATGCCTGCATAACAGCGGCAACCACATCAATATCACCGTTGCCCTCTTCCACGACTTGTCGCGTTTGGATTTGGCGCATCGCCGAGATTTGATCGCGCAACTCACCTGCCCGCTCAAAATTCAATTGTTGTGCAGCGGCTTCCATCTGGTTCGCCAGTTCCTGCATCAACGCCTGGTTGTCACCGGTGAGAAACATACGGGTATGCCGCACATCGCTCGCGTATTCGTCGGGCGATATAAAGTCCACGCACGGTGCTGTACAACGTTTGATCTGATATTGCAGACATGGCCGGGAGCGATTATTAAAAACACTGTCTTCGCACTGACGAATTTTGAAGGTTTTTTGCAAAAACGAAAGACTGTCTCTTACCGCACTGACGTTGGGATAAGGGCCGTAGTACTCGCCCCTTTTTTTCCGCGCGCCGCGATGAAAGCTGATGCGGGGAAAATCTTCGCCACTGGAAATAAAGATGTAGGGGTAGGATTTATCGTCACGCAGCAAAATATTGTAGGGCGGACGATTGGCCTTGATGAGATTTTGCTCGAGGATCAGCGCCTCGGTTTCACTGGCCGTGATGGTAACTTCAACGCTGGCAATTTTTGCTACCAGAGCGACCGTTTTCGGACTTAAACCGGTTTTACGAAAATAACTGGAAAGACGGGATTTGAGGTTTTTCGCTTTGCCGACATACAAAATTTTGCCGTCAGCATCGAACATTTGATAAATGCCCGGCTGCTGGCTGGTGTTGGCGAGAAAAGCAGAAGCATCAAAAACAGAAGAACGATCGCTGGTCATGTGAAGAGTAACAATCCAAATAAAACACCTCACCGGCACGGCTGCACCGGTGAGGTGTTTTCAGTTTAACAAGCCCTATACTACGGTATCAGGGTCAAGAAAATTGTGCTTCACTGCCAGCAATGTCAATTCAACGTCGCTGTTAATTCCCAATTTTTCAAAAATGCGGTAACGATAGCTGTTAATCGTTTTCGGGCTTACGTTAAAAGTTGCTGCAATTTCATTCACTTTTTGCCCTTCGGCAATCAGCATGGTGGTTTGCAGTTCGCGCTGGGAAAGACACTCAAACGGTGATTCCTGATGCGCGGCCCCGCTGTAGCGTCGCAAGGCGAGCTGCTGGGCAATGTTGTTGCTCATGTACAAATCACCACGGATGACTTTGTTAATCGCGTTGGTGATTTCAGAAAAATCTGCGCCTTTGGTTACATAACCTACCGCACCGGCTTGCATCAGGCGGGGCGGGTATAAATCATCGTCGCACGCGGTAACGGCAATTACCTTAAGACCGGGGTTTGCCGCCACCAGTTTTTTGGTGGCTTCCAGGCCGCCCATACCGGGCATTTTCACGTCCATAAGAATAACGTCAGGCTTTAACGCCCTGGTCTTGGTGACGGCTTCTTCGCCACTTTTGGCGTCACCCACCACTTCATATCCGGCCACGTCTGCCAGCATGCGCACGATGCCCATCCGCACAAGATCGTGATCGTCAACAACCAGTATCTTTGTCAAACAAAACCCCCAAATCCGTTAGTCAGCGTTAATTATCATTATTGGTCTCTGTGAAAAGGCCCGTGACGCTCGAAGAATTGTAGAGCCAGTGGTGAAAAACTACCACAGTTCGCGAATGGTTAAACCGCTCAATTTGATATGAATCTATAACCGGAAGCCATTACAGAGCATAACGGCGCCATAATATTGTCGCCTCAAACTTTGCTGGCGCCATAGATAACCGGGGTGACGTTTTTATGAGGCGCAAAAAAATCCCGCTACAGGCAGCCGGATAGCAGGATCGTATTTGTTGCCGCAAGACGACCCCGCTACAATACGCCATCTTTATACAGAGTCAGCGCCATGTCTTTCCAAAACGATCGGATTTACGCCAACCCGCTGGGAGAAGTTGCCAAATTCCAGTTTGATGAAACAGTGGTCGCCGTGTTTCCCGATATGATTCAGCGTTCGGTGCCCGGCTACTCCACCATCATTAACATGATTGGCAATCTTGCCGAGCGTTATGTGGTGGATAACAGTACTTGCTATGACCTGGGATGCTCGCTGGGCGCTGCCACGCTGGCGATGCGCCACGGCATCCGCGCCCGGGATTGCAAGATTGTCGGCGTAGATAATTCTGCGGCGATGATTGAACGCTGCCATCAGTTGATCGCTCTGGACGAAGCAAGCACACCGGTAGAATTGCTCTGCAGCGACATTCAAAAAGTGACCTTGCAACAGGCCTCCATGGCCGTGCTGAACTTCACCCTGCAGTTCATCGCCATTGACGACCGGCTGGCGATGCTGAAAAACATTTACGACGGCCTGCTGCCTGGCGGGGTGTTAATTCTCTCGGAAAAAGTGGCCTTTGAAGACCAGCCACATCAGCAGCTGATGATTGACTTGCACCATAACTTCAAACGAGCCAACGGTTACAGCGACCTTGAAATTGCGCAAAAACGTAGCGCGATTGAAAATGTGCTGATTCCGGAAACACTCAACACCCATAAACAACGCCTGCGTGAAGCCGGCTTCCACAGCGTGGATGTCTGGTTTCAATGCTTCAACTTCGCCTCCCTCATTGCCATTAAGCATTAATCGATGATTTCTTATCAGCAACTCTTGAACGACCTCCAGGATGAGCCGGCACTGGCGCCCTGGCTTGAACTCTTACCCACGCAAATTGCCACCGGCCTTAGCATCGAACGCTTCGGCGATTTGCCCGACTGGCTGGAAGCACTGGAATCCATGCCGGTACCCACCGCCACGCAACTGGAATTAAATAGCCGTGTGGCCATTGGCGGCGAGCAGGATTGCGATGAAAGTACCTTGCAAGCCTTGCGCGCATCGCTGGAAAAATTGATTCCCTGGCGCAAAGGCCCCTACTTCGTGCACGGCATTCATATTGATACCGAATGGCGATCCGACTGGAAATGGGATCGGGTATTGCCACACCTGGCACCGCTGGAAAACCGGCTGGTGCTGGATGTGGGCTGCGGCAATGGCTATCACGGCTGGCGTATGCTCGGCGCGGGAGCGCGCCGGGTTATCGGTATCGACCCGTCACCGCGTTTTGTGGTGCAGTTTGAGATGATTCGTCGCCTGACCGGTGATTTTCCGATGACGGTATTACCGGTAGGTATTGAAGCCGTGCCGGAAAACCTGCGCGCATTCGACACGGTGTTTTCCATGGGTGTGTTTTATCACCGCCGCTCCCCGATGGATCATTTACGGGAATTAAAAGAAACGCTTCGCCCGGGCGGACAGCTGGTACTGGAGACGCTGGTGATCGAAGGTAAAACCGGTGACGTGCTGGTGCCGGAAGGTCGCTATGCGAAGATGAATAATGTCTGGTTTCTGCCTAGCCCCGATACCATGATCAGCTGGCTGAAAAAGAATGGTTTTAAAAATCCGCGCGTGGTGGATATTTGCCCCACCACGAACGAAGAGCAGCGCAGCACCGAATGGATGCGCTTTCTGTCACTGCCGGATTTTCTTGACCCGCACAATCCGTCGTTAACCGACGAAGGCCACCCGGCACCGATAAGAGCCGTTTTCCTCGCCGAAGCCTGACGGGTGAAAACGGCATGCAGATTGATTAATCGTCGATATCGTGCAGCGGTGTATCCAGAATAAACTCTGCGTGCACCTGCTGGCACCAGGCATTCAGGCGTTCGGTGGTGAGGTTTTCCTGTTGGTCTTCATCCAGCGCCAGCCCGACGAACAGCTTCTCACCGGGAATTTCTGCCTTGGATGCCTCGAACTCGTAACCTTCGGTTGGCCAATGCCCGACAATAATAGGGCCAGCAGGTAATATCAGGTCGTGCAACATGCCCATGGCATCCAGAAAGTAATCACCATAACCAAACTGATCACCCAGGCCGAACAAAGCAACCGTTTTGCCGGCAAGATCCACAGCAGACATGTCGTCCCAAAACTCTTCCCAGTCGGACTGAATCTGGCCGAAGTCCCAGGTGGGGATGCCGAGAATAATGTGTTCGTAATTGGCAAATTCGAGCTGGGTAACGTCGGCGATATCATGAACGGTCAAAACATCTTCACCAAAGCGCTGCTGAATACGGTAGGCGACACGCTCGGTATTACCTTCGTCACTGCCAAAGAACAGGCCTATTTTGCTCACACACACCTCTAACCGGGTTAAAAAAGAGCGCGAATTTTCCCAACATTAGTGCCATCGCGCAAGAGGATTACCAACCGGGCTGAATATCACCGCCCGCCACTGTGAAATACCCCCTGAAAGCGGCCAATAGTATGTTAAGAAGGGTTAAATAAAACCTTCGCGGCATGACAGCCTCAAGGCGCTGCTGCAAACTAACAAGTCATTGAAAAAGAACAGGATAATCGTTTCTTCCCGCATCAATACAAGGCATTGGTTTACAGTAGAAAAAAGCTGCTGCACACTGCTCGGCTAAAAAGCAGCAATAACAACGGATACCGGTAATCGCCCTGACCACCCGCGTCACCCGCCGTGGTGTGCACTTTTGCCAGGTATCCATCGGCACTGATAGATAAAAAGCGGACATACCATGACCAAATTACTGCTGATTGACGACGATAAAGAGCTGACCCAGCTGATCAATGAATATCTGACAGCCGAAGGGTTTGATGTGGACATGGTGCACGATGGCCAACAAGCGCTGGATATTCCCGACCCGGAAAAGTACGCCGCCATTGTGCTGGATGTGATGCTGCCGGTAAAAAGCGGCTTTGAAGTCCTCAAACAACTGCGCAAAAAATGCCAGACACCGGTGCTGATGTTAACCGCGCGCGGCGACACCATTGATCGGGTGATTGGCCTTGAAATTGGTGCTGATGATTATCTTCCCAAACCTTGCGACCCCCGTGAGCTGGTAGCCCGTATTCGTGCGGTATTGCGCCGTGCAGTTCCCGCCGCCACCGCACAACCTGCGGTAGAACGGCTGACCACTGAAAAACTCAGCCTGCACCTTGGCAGCCGTAGCGTCAGCTGGAATGAAATTGATGTACCGCTGACCGGCACCGAGTTCAGTGTGCTGGAGTTGCTGGTACGCAGTGCTGGCCAGGTTATCAGCAAAGACGACATGACCGAGCAAGCACTGAACCGCAAGCTCACGCCCTACGACCGCAGCATTGATGTTCACGTCAGTAATATTCGCAAAAAACTGACTCAGGCCGGTGCCAGCAAGGACCTTATTATTAACGTGCGCGGCGCAGGCTATATGCTGACCCTCAGTCACGACGCCTGATGTAACCTGATGACGCGACTTTATATCAAGATCTTTGTCACTTTCTGGCTGATCACCGCCTCTATTATTGTGGCAACCAATATTGTTTTTCATTGGATTGACATAGGGCCGGATCGCAATCCGCATATTGACCGCGATGAAGAACCGGCCCGGCGTCTGCTGTTTCAAATGGTGGGTTCGGCGATTAACCGCAACACCGCAGAAATGGTTGAGGAAATGCGCAATATGCCAGCCTGGTCAACGCGCTTTTTTTACGTGGTTGATCGCACCAACCAGGATCTACTCGAACGCCCGCTCCCCCCGGGCGTCAATGTGCTGCTGCCAAAGCTGACCAGTCGCCACCCCTACGATCACATTCAGGACCGCAACCGCAAACTCTTTGGCCGTTACATCACCCTCAACGATGGTAACAGCGTCAAATTTATTACTATATCTACCGGCCACGACGACGAATCCGGCAAGGATGTTTTGTGGGAGCTCTTCATCAATAATATCTGGCCGCTATTGCTGGTCTCTATTCTCATCAGCGGCACGGCCTGCTTTCTTCTTGCGCGGCATTTCACTCGCAGTATTAACACCCTGCAACAGGCCACCCGGCGTATTGCGCGGGGCGACCTCGGTTTTCGGGTAAGCCCGCATTTCAGCGGCCGCCGCGACGAAATCGCCGCATTGGGTCTCGACTTTGACCACATGACCGAGCGCTTGCAACGCGCCATGCAAGAGCAAAAGCGGTTGATAAAAGACGTTTCCCATGAGTTGCGCTCACCACTCGCGCGGCTGCAAGTAGCGCTCGGCCTGGCACAACAACGCAGCAACGGTGATGTTGACAAGGAATTGGCGCGCATCAAGCAAGCCGCCGATTACCTGAATAATGTCATCACCGATATTCTGGCCTTGCCGGTACACGAAAATGGCGATTGGGAGCTGGATGACACGCTGGACATCAAAGCCCTGCTGGAAACACTGATCGAAGGCTATCAATACGAGGCCGACGAAAAACAGGTGTTGCTGGCTTTTGATTGTGCGCTGGAAGAGGCGCTGGTGCCGACCCACGGCAACATGTTGGTAGGCGTGTTTGAAAATATTCTGCGTAACGCCCTGCACTATGCCTCCAACCCAGGCCTCATCCAGGTAGAACTGTCACAAACTGAAGACAAGAAAAGCTACCACATCGCCATTAGCGACAGCGGCCCGGGCGTGGAAACACAGCATATTGATGCCATCTTTGAGCCCTTCTATCGCACCGATGAAGCCAGGGCCAGAGAGAGCGGCGGCTATGGTTTGGGGCTGGCAATTGCCCAGCGCAGTGTAGCCCTGCACAAAGGTCGCATTGGTGCTAAAAACCGCCCGGAAGGCGGCCTCTGCGTTACGGTAGAAATCCCCCGCTTTAATATTCAGGACGAATTCAGCTAATTGTCGAGCGGCAATATTTTGCCGCTCGACCACTTCTTTTTGTCATTTCCTTGACACCTCAAATCACATTATTTTTTCACACCAAGCCAAGCGGCTGATTTATTTGGCTTTTTTATTTATTGTGATAGATGGCACGTTTTTAGCTTTTGTTGCATTAGTAGCATCTC includes:
- the pgsA gene encoding CDP-diacylglycerol--glycerol-3-phosphate 3-phosphatidyltransferase; translated protein: MTLANQLTLLRIILIPLFVVVFYLPFQWAHFASAMIFSVAAITDWADGYVARKYNQSTPFGAFLDPVADKLMVAIALLLLVGLHHHSAWFAAAAAVIVGREIVISALREWMAELGQRASVAVSYIGKIKTTLQMTAIIVLLIDHPYLLIPGYIALAGAAILTLWSMIIYLRAAWPFLSVNSVSK
- the uvrC gene encoding excinuclease ABC subunit UvrC; protein product: MTSDRSSVFDASAFLANTSQQPGIYQMFDADGKILYVGKAKNLKSRLSSYFRKTGLSPKTVALVAKIASVEVTITASETEALILEQNLIKANRPPYNILLRDDKSYPYIFISSGEDFPRISFHRGARKKRGEYYGPYPNVSAVRDSLSFLQKTFKIRQCEDSVFNNRSRPCLQYQIKRCTAPCVDFISPDEYASDVRHTRMFLTGDNQALMQELANQMEAAAQQLNFERAGELRDQISAMRQIQTRQVVEEGNGDIDVVAAVMQASAICVHILFIRQGRILGSRSFFPQSSLAESESELLGQFLPQFYLASEGKDIPREVIVSHEIDDAELLMSALQNHIGRQIYVSSKVRGHRAQWLQMADTAAKQNLTAHINSKKSSQARFFALQEVLGLEELPQRLECFDISHSGGELTVASCVVFDLNGPLKSDYRRFNIEGITGGDDYAAMAQALERRYTRLQKGEGKLPDILLIDGGKGQLGKAIEVLNELGVTGVKMIGVAKGTTRKAGFETLFDADSGREIVLSGDSPALHLIQHIRDESHRFAITGHKQRRDKKRRTSTLEELPGIGATRRRELLRHFGGLKEIARASVNDLAKVNGISVRLAEDIYAFFHND
- a CDS encoding response regulator — encoded protein: MTKILVVDDHDLVRMGIVRMLADVAGYEVVGDAKSGEEAVTKTRALKPDVILMDVKMPGMGGLEATKKLVAANPGLKVIAVTACDDDLYPPRLMQAGAVGYVTKGADFSEITNAINKVIRGDLYMSNNIAQQLALRRYSGAAHQESPFECLSQRELQTTMLIAEGQKVNEIAATFNVSPKTINSYRYRIFEKLGINSDVELTLLAVKHNFLDPDTVV
- the cmoA gene encoding carboxy-S-adenosyl-L-methionine synthase CmoA, with translation MSFQNDRIYANPLGEVAKFQFDETVVAVFPDMIQRSVPGYSTIINMIGNLAERYVVDNSTCYDLGCSLGAATLAMRHGIRARDCKIVGVDNSAAMIERCHQLIALDEASTPVELLCSDIQKVTLQQASMAVLNFTLQFIAIDDRLAMLKNIYDGLLPGGVLILSEKVAFEDQPHQQLMIDLHHNFKRANGYSDLEIAQKRSAIENVLIPETLNTHKQRLREAGFHSVDVWFQCFNFASLIAIKH
- the cmoB gene encoding tRNA 5-methoxyuridine(34)/uridine 5-oxyacetic acid(34) synthase CmoB; translated protein: MISYQQLLNDLQDEPALAPWLELLPTQIATGLSIERFGDLPDWLEALESMPVPTATQLELNSRVAIGGEQDCDESTLQALRASLEKLIPWRKGPYFVHGIHIDTEWRSDWKWDRVLPHLAPLENRLVLDVGCGNGYHGWRMLGAGARRVIGIDPSPRFVVQFEMIRRLTGDFPMTVLPVGIEAVPENLRAFDTVFSMGVFYHRRSPMDHLRELKETLRPGGQLVLETLVIEGKTGDVLVPEGRYAKMNNVWFLPSPDTMISWLKKNGFKNPRVVDICPTTNEEQRSTEWMRFLSLPDFLDPHNPSLTDEGHPAPIRAVFLAEA
- the fldB gene encoding flavodoxin FldB is translated as MSKIGLFFGSDEGNTERVAYRIQQRFGEDVLTVHDIADVTQLEFANYEHIILGIPTWDFGQIQSDWEEFWDDMSAVDLAGKTVALFGLGDQFGYGDYFLDAMGMLHDLILPAGPIIVGHWPTEGYEFEASKAEIPGEKLFVGLALDEDQQENLTTERLNAWCQQVHAEFILDTPLHDIDD
- a CDS encoding response regulator transcription factor, with the translated sequence MTKLLLIDDDKELTQLINEYLTAEGFDVDMVHDGQQALDIPDPEKYAAIVLDVMLPVKSGFEVLKQLRKKCQTPVLMLTARGDTIDRVIGLEIGADDYLPKPCDPRELVARIRAVLRRAVPAATAQPAVERLTTEKLSLHLGSRSVSWNEIDVPLTGTEFSVLELLVRSAGQVISKDDMTEQALNRKLTPYDRSIDVHVSNIRKKLTQAGASKDLIINVRGAGYMLTLSHDA
- a CDS encoding ATP-binding protein → MTRLYIKIFVTFWLITASIIVATNIVFHWIDIGPDRNPHIDRDEEPARRLLFQMVGSAINRNTAEMVEEMRNMPAWSTRFFYVVDRTNQDLLERPLPPGVNVLLPKLTSRHPYDHIQDRNRKLFGRYITLNDGNSVKFITISTGHDDESGKDVLWELFINNIWPLLLVSILISGTACFLLARHFTRSINTLQQATRRIARGDLGFRVSPHFSGRRDEIAALGLDFDHMTERLQRAMQEQKRLIKDVSHELRSPLARLQVALGLAQQRSNGDVDKELARIKQAADYLNNVITDILALPVHENGDWELDDTLDIKALLETLIEGYQYEADEKQVLLAFDCALEEALVPTHGNMLVGVFENILRNALHYASNPGLIQVELSQTEDKKSYHIAISDSGPGVETQHIDAIFEPFYRTDEARARESGGYGLGLAIAQRSVALHKGRIGAKNRPEGGLCVTVEIPRFNIQDEFS